The Elusimicrobiota bacterium genome segment AGTGGGCCGCGGTCAACATCCCGACCATGACCCTCGAGAAAGGGAAGCTCTCGAGCGCGCTCCCCGGCCCCGTGCGCATCCAGCACCCGGCCAGCGAACGGCTCGCCTTCGTCATCGACACCACCCGCACCACCCCGGTCGCGCCCGCCGAGCTCGCGGCGAGCACCGCCTCGGCCTTCGTCACGCAGAACACCGTCTACGTCCTCAACAACGACAAGATGGAGGCCTACGACCTCGGCCGCGCGCAGAACGCGGAACCCGTGAAGCTCGACGCCGCCTTCTACCGCAACGCGGCCGCCGTGCTCAAGAAGGTCCTCTACCCGATCGCCTTCTTCACGACCTGGCTGGTCTTCTTCGTCTGGAAGCATCTCTCGGCGCTCGTCTACTCGCTGCTGGGCCTGCTCATCAGCGCCGGGCTCAAGGCCGAGCTCGAGCACGGGCCGCTCTACCGCGCGGCGGTCTACGCGCAGACCCCGGTCATCGTGCTCCAGGCGGTCATGCTCTTCCTGCCGCGGCCGATCCCCTACTTCGGCCTGCTCTCGCTCATCCTGGTGGGCGTGTACCTCTGGCAGGCGATCCGCCAGATGCGGCCGGCTCCCGCCGCGCCGCCGGCCGAAGCTTGAGGAAGGCCGCTCCCGCGACGCTCGCGCTGCTCGCGGCCGGAGCCCTCGCGCTCTGGGCCTGCCAGCCGCCGACGGGCTCGGGGGAGGAGCCGCGCCGCTTCCACCTCTCGGGCGTCGTTTCCGTCGCGGGCCCGCTGCACACCCGGACCGAGCGGCCGAACTCCGTGCTCTTCATCGTCGCCTCCAACGCCGCCGGGATCCCGGTGGCGATGAAGCGGACCGTGAACCCGAAGCTCCCGCTGAAGTACGAGATGAACGAGGAAGACCTGGTCCTGCCGGGGCCGGTCTGGAAGGGTTCGCTCTCGGTGAAGGCCCAGCTGAGCACCCACGGCCAGGCCGGGCTGACCCTGCACGGCGACCTGACGGGCTCGCATCCGGGCTCCGCCCGCAACGACGACGGCGGCGTCGACATCCGGATCGACCGCGAGAACTGAGGTCCCATGATGAGAAAGCTCGTCGCGGCCGCGCTCGCCGCCCTCGTCGTCCTTCAGCCCCTCCCCGCCCTCTGCGCGACCGCGGGGGAACCCCCGCGGGGGGAGACGAGCCTCATCGAGCCCGCCGACCTGCGCAGCGAATCCTACATCCTCCCGGTCTCCGACGTGCGCGTGCACATCGACACGGCGAGCGTCACCGGCCTCTCCTGCAGCGGCCGCCCCTTCGGGATGGAGTACACGCGCTCGGTCGGCCGCAGCTACCGCTACATGGCCCAGGGCGTCTTCACGCGCGACCCCGACCCGCGCTCGATCATCATGGGCCTCGTCGCGATGGTCGTGATGCTCCCCATCGTGGTCCTGTCGGTCCCCGCGGACCTCGTCGCGGCCCCCTTCCGGCGGCAGTGCTCCTTCGACTTCCGGGCCGAGGCCACGCTCACGCGCCCCCGCGGCCCCGAAGACGTCGAGCTGCCCGTGACCCTCGAGGCCCGGAACCTGCTCGACCCCGGGGTCGAGGGCGTCGCGGCCCCGACCTGGTTCGTCAGCATCGCGAGCGCCGCGGCCGACGCGGGCGGACGCTTCACGCTCGGCCTGCCGGGCAAGGTCGGCCGCAGCAAGGAGCTCGAGCTCGGCTGGAGCGTGAAGGGCCTGCGCTCCGGCGGCATGCGCCTGAGCCGCAGCGGCAAGGACTTCCTGCTGACGGAGCCGGAAGAGGACTCGGAGATCGGCGCGAGCTTCGAGACGCCGCCGCCCCTCGTCATCCACCCGCACTGACCGGGATCCCCGGGGCGTACCCCCCCTGAAGAACGCAGAACGAGGAAGTCCTTCCTCTTCCCTATCGGAGAGAAAGAACGGCTGCGTTCTTCAGATCGGGCGGGCTTCTTCGACGAGCATCACCGGGATGCCGTCGCGCACCGGGTAGCGCTTGCGGCAGGCCGCGCAGTCGAGCGCGTCTTCGGAGGGATGGGCGAGCGGCCCCTTGCAGGCAGGACAGGCGAGGATCTCCAGCAGCTTCGGGTCCAGAGTCATATCTCGATTATATCAGCTCTTCCCGCCTCCACACCAGGTATCGCAACACCTGGTGTCCGGACACCAGGTGTCCGGACACCAGGCGTGAAAGCTGATATATCGCTCGGATCGGCAGAATTCATCGTTAATTCGCACGGATTCAGGATTTCTTCATCATCGCGGGGACTGCCGGGGCTATCCTGAGGATGACGGAAGAGGTGAGCGTCATGGCAGAGAACCTCGAACAGAAGACGGCGGCCTACCTCACGCACGAGCTCCGCGCGCCCCTGACCTCCATCCGCTGCGCCCTGGAAACGATCAAGGACTGCGAGGAGCGTCTTCCGGCCGACGAGCGACAGATGCTCGACATCGCCCTGCGCAACACGGAGCGGCTCAAGAACCTCATCGACGACATCCTCGACCTCTCCAAACTGCAGGCCGGCCGCATGCGCGTCTTCCCCGTCCCCTGCGACCCCCGCGCCCTGGCGGCCGAGGCGGTCGAAAGCCTCTCCCCGCTCGCGCGCAAGAAAGGCATCGACCTCGCGCTCGAGGTCTCGCCCCCCTGCGCGGCCGTGGACGCGGACCCGCGGCGCACGGTGCAGGTCCTCATCAACCTCCTCTCCAACGCGCTCAAGTTCACGCCGGCGGGCGGCCGGGTGCGGGTGCGCGTCGAAGCGGGCAAGGGGGACCGGGCGGGCTATGCGCTCTTCAGCGTCAGCGACACCGGCTGCGGCATCGCCGCCGGAGACCTGCCCCGGGTGTTCCGCTTCTTCAGCCAGGCGGCGGCGGGCGAAAGGCGGATGGAAGGGACGGGGCTCGGGCTGGCCATCTCGCGCTCGATGGTGGAGCTGCAGGGAGGCGAGATCGGCGTCGAGAGCGAACCGGGGAAAGGGTCGACCTTCTCCTTCACCCTGCCGACGCACATCGCCCTCGAGGAGAAGGACCCTCAGCCGCGGCCCGCGGCCGAGCGCGCCTGAGAAGTCGCTCGGGCGGGCATTTTTGCTAAACTCCCGCCCATGCAGAACGAACGGACGTATCCGACCCTCTCGATCGCCGTCGCGCCCTCGGCCGCGCCCGCCGTCCGCGGCGCGGAAGTCCTGGCCTTCAGCCTGCTCATCGGCCTCTCCGCCCAGTGCGCGGTGCGCCTGCCCTTCACCCCGGTCCCGGTCACCGGCCAGACGGCCATGGTCCTGCTCGCCGGCGCGCTCTTCGGCGCCCGCCGCGGCGCGGCCGCCGTCGCGCTCTACCTGATCGAGGGCGCCGCGGGGATGCCCTTCTTCGCCTCGGGCGGCGCCGGCCTTCCCTTCCTGCTCGGCCCCACCGGCGGCTACCTCCTCTCCTTCCCCGTGGCCGCCTTCGTCGTGGGCCTGCTCGCCGAGCGCGGCTGGGGCCGCGGCTACTTCCGCGCGGCGCTCATGATGCTCGCGGGCACCGCGGTGGTCTACGGCATGGGCCTCTACGGACTGGCCCGCTTCGTCCCTCCGGGGAAGGTCCTCGCGCTGGGGCTCTACCCCTTCATCCCCGGGGACATCGCCAAGATCGCCTTCTCGGCGACCGCCCTGCCGCTGGCCTGGCGCTTCCTCCGAAGTCGGGAATCCTGACAAGGATTCCCGACTCAGCTAAGATAAGTTCTCTTCTATCGGGGAGTTTCTCCGGCGATTCCGGACGCCGGGAACAGCTTGCCTGAGCAGAGCAGAAATCCCCGTCAGGGGATTTCTAATGCTACAGGAGCTTCGCGATGACGTACTCGTCTTCGAAGCGACCGTCGATGTAGGCCGCGGAGCGCCGCAGCCCTTCGACGCGGTAGCCGGCGCTGAGGTAGAGGGCCATGCCGCGGGAGTTCTCGACGCGGACCGCCGCCTCGATGCGGCGCAGGCCCCGGCGCGCGGCGTGCTCCTCCATGAGCGCCAGGAGCCGGCGGCCGAGCCCCTGCCCCCAGTAGTCCTTGAGGAGCATCATGCCGAAGCTGGCGCAGTGGCGGATCCAGGGGTGGTTCTGGTTCTCCGGGGTGAGGAGGAGGGCCCCCACCAGGACCTCGTCGTGGAAGACCCCGGCGTCGAGGGACGCGGGGCATCTATGGGTCCGCTGCAGCCGCGCCTCGAGCTCCTTCAGTTCGAAACGGCGGCCGACGTACATCATCGTGTGGGTCGTCTCCACCGCGATGCGCTCCATGAAATCCGGCAGGCGCGGGGCGTCCGCGGGCTCGAGGTGCCGCACGACGGCCTTGCGGCCGTCCTTGAGCTCGACGACGCGGGGCTCGAGGAGGGCCATCTCAGCCCGCCACCATGAGGTCGGCGACGCGGAAGGTCGGGGCGGCGAGACTGCCGTAGAAGACGAGGTCGTCGGCGACCGCGTCGACGCGCCCGAGGAGGTCGAGGAGGTTGCCCGAGAGCATCGCGCCCTTGACCCCGTGCGTGAGCTTCCCGTCCTCGACGGCGAGCCCGCCGACCCCGACCGAGAACTCCCCGGAGATGGGGTCGGCCGTGTGCATGCCGAGGAGCTCCAGCACGAGGAGCCCGTCGCGGGTCCCGGAGAGCAGGTCGGCGCGCTTGGAGGCGCCCGGCGCGAGGTGGAAGTTCGAGGGGCCGGGGCTCGGCAGGCCCTTGTAGCCCGAGCGCGAGGCGCAGCCGTTGGAGGCCCGGGCGTCCTTGCTCGCCGTGTAGGAATCGTAGAAGAACTCCCGGAGCTCGCCGGCGCGGAGCATCTCCTTGCGGCGGGTGGGGAGCCCCTCGTCGTCGAAGCGGGAGCTCGAGAGCCCCCCGTCCATGAGCGGGTCGTCGACGAGGCTCACCAGCGGGCTGGCGACGGCCTGTCCCAGCCGTCCCTTGAAGAGAGACTTGCCCCTCTGCACGGCGTCGGCGGAGAGCGCGCCGGCGAGGAGGTCGAGGATCTCCCCCGCGGCCCACGGATCGAAGAGCACCGCGCGCCGGCGCGTGGGGACGCGCTTGGAGCCGAGCAGCGCGGTCGTGCGCTGCACGGCCTCCTCGGCCGCCCGGCCGAAGTCCAGGGCGTCGACGCGGCGGGCGGAGCGCGAGCCGGAGCCCACCTGGGTCTCGCCGTCCTGCTCCGCGAGCGCCTCGAGGGCGACCCCGCAATGGGTCGAGCGTTCGGTGCTGAGGAGGCCGGCGCTGCTCGCGATGGCGACCTCGGAGCGCCCCTCGCCGTAGGCGGCCTCGAGGATCTTGCGGATGCGCTTGTCCGCGCCCAGGACCTTCTCCTGAAGCTCGCGCAGGCGCGGCTCCTGCGCCGAGAGCGGTCCCTCCATGATCGAGGGGTCCTCGAGGGCCTTCGGAGCGCCCGGGGCCTCCTTCGAGGGGACGGGAAGAGCCCGGTGCTCGTCGACGGGAAGGAGGCGGAGCTGGCTCGCGGCGAGCTCGTAGAGGCGCGGGAGCACGTCCGCTCCGAGGCCGCCGGCCGAGGCGAAGCCCATGCGCCCGCCCGCGAAGAGGCGCAGGCCCATGCCGAGCTCGGCGGAATGCTGGCGCGTGTGCGGGCGGCCGTCGCGCAGCTCGAAGCTGCGGCTCTCCCCGCGGTAGAGGTAGACCTCGGCGGCGGGAGCGCCGGCGCGGCCGCGGACCCATTCCACCGCGCGCTGCGCTTCGTCCCGCAGGTCGAGGGGAGTCATCGCACGGGGTAGAGCGCCGTATAGCCCATGTAAAGGAAGAGGAGCGAGAGGAGGAGGAAGAAGACGCCCCACTTGCGCCGCTCGAGGGCCATGTGCGCGTCGTTGAACACGACCTCGCGCATGAACGCGCAGAGGCGCTCGATGACCGTCGGCCGGCAGAGGTAGCCCAGCCCGAGGAGGAAGAAGAAGATCCCGATGAAGACCTTCGTCCAGGGGGCGATCACGCGGCCTCTCCCTCGGCGGGGTTGTAGCGGTTCATGGCCTTCTCGATCCCGTCGGAACAGGCGGCCGCCACGGCCTCGGCGGCGCGCGCGATCATCCCGTCGCCCGCCTCCCGCTCGTCGGGACGGAAGCGTCCCAGCACGAAGGAGGCCGCGTCGATCTGCGCGGGCTTGGGGCCCACGCCGAGGCGTACGCGCGGGACCTCGCGGGTCCCCAGATGGGAGAGCACGGATTCGAGCCCCCGCTGACCGCCGGAGGAGCCCTTCAGGCGGATGCGGATGCGGCCCAGCGGCAGGTCGATGTCGTCGGAGACGATGAGGACCTCGGCGGGAGGGATCTTCCAGAAGCGCGCGGCGGCTCCGACCATCTCCCCGGAGGCGTTCATGTAGGTGAGCGCCTTGGCCAGACGGACCGGGCGGTCCCCGAGACGGGCCTCGGCGCACAGGCCTTCGCCGGCGGGAGAGGGCTTCCAGGAAGCCCCGGCCTCGCCGGCGAGGAGGTCGACGGTGCGGTAGCCGACGTTGTGGCGGGTCGCGGCGTACTCCGGCCCGGGGTTCCCGAGGCCGACGACGAGGCGTATCATGAGGACGCTCTCCGGCACAGGCGCAGAGAAAAAGCCCGAGGCCTCCGGTTCGCCGTCGAACCGGAGGCCCCGGGAACGTTACTTCTTGTCGTCCTTCTTGCCGGCCTCGGCCTTGCCCGCGGGCTTGGCATCGGCCTTCCCAGCGGGGGCGCCCTTGGCGTCCTTCGCGGGTGCGGCGCCTTCCTCGTCCTCGTCCTTCTTGCCCTTGGCGATGACCTCGGGCTCGGCGGCTCCGGGGACGGCGTCCTCGGCCGGCTTCTCTTCCTCGGCGGCCGGGATGACGATGTGGACCACGATGTGCTTCGGGTCCTCGACGACCTCGACGCCCTCGGGGATCTGCAGGTCCGAGACGTAGAGGGTCTCGTTGATGTTGAGCTTGGAGACGTCGACCTGGACCTGCTCGGGGATGGCGTTGGGGAAGCAGCGCACCTTGAGCTCGCGCAGGACCTGCTCCTGGATGCCGCCCTGGAGCTTCACGCCCGGGGCCTCGCCGACGGTCACGATGCGGATCTTGACGTCGATCTTCTCGGTGAGCGAGACGCGCTGGAAGTCCGCGTGGATCGGACGGCTCGTCACGACGTGCCGCTGGAGCTCCTTGACGATGACGGTGTCCTCGCCTTTGTCGTGCTTGAGGCGGAGCAGGACGTTCTTGCCGCCCTTCTTGAGGGCGGTGAGGAGCTCCTTCTCGCCGACGACGACCTGGGTGTTCCCGCCCTTGCCGCCGTAGACGATGCCGGGGATGAGGGAATTCTTGCGCAGGTCCGTGAGGGCTTTCTTGCTGCCCTTGTCGGACCTCAGCTGGACCTTCAGTTCGATCTCTGCCATTTTGACCTCGTGGTTTCTCAGTTCAGACGAAAAGCTCGCTGATGGACTCGCCGCAGTGGTTGCGGCGGATGGCCTCGCCGACGAGCGGGGCGATGGAGAGCTGGAGGATCTTCCCCCCGGGCTCGGCCTGGAACGGAAGCGTATCGGTGACGAGCAGCTCCTCGATCTCCGACTGCTCGATGAGCTCGCGGGCGTTCCCGGAGAGGACCCCGTGCACGCAGGTGGCGAGGATCTTCGTCGCCCCCCGCTCGCGCAGCTTCGAGGCGACCTTCGTGAGCGTCCCGCCGGTGTCGACCATGTCGTCGAAGAGCACGGCGACCTTGCCCTCGACGTCGCCGATGACGTTGTAGACGGAGGCGATGTTGGGCTTGGGACGCCGCTTGTCGATGATGACGAGGCCGGCCGAAAGGCGCTTGGCGAACGCGCGGGCGCGCTCGACGCCGCCCACGTCGGGAGAGACGCAGACGACGTCCTTGAGCCCCTTGCCGCGGAGATAGTCGAGGAAGACCGGCGCGGCGATGAGGTGGTCGACGGGGATGTCGAAGAAGCCCTGGATCTGCCCGGCGTGGAGGTCCACCGTGACCATGCGCTGGGCGCCCGCCTCGGTGATGAGGTTGGCGACGAGCTTCGCCGAGATCGGCACGCGCGGCTGGGTCTTGCGGTCGGCGCGGGCGTAGCCGAAGTAGGGGATGACGGCGGTGATGCGGCCCGCGCTGGCGCGCCGCAGGGCGTCGATCATCACCAGCAGCTCCATCAGATTCTCGTTGACGGGGCGCCCGGTGGACTGGATGACGTAGCAGTCGCGGCCGCGGACGTTCTCCTGGATGTGGACGTTGATCTCGCCGTCGGCGAAGCGTCCGACGTCGGCCCGTCCGAGGGGCACGCCGAGATACTCGGCGATGCGGTCGGCGAGGGGACGGTTCGCGTTGCCGCTGAAGAGGCGCAGGCCGGACTTCTGGGCCGACGTCAGTACGCCCTCGGGCCGCACGATGGTGCGCGCCTCGGGGTTCACGGCGATTCCCGGCTTTGCGTCGGTCATAAGGGTCACAATCAAGCCCCCGGCTTGCGCATCTTGTTGACCTGCTGGGCCCGGGCGAGCGCGAGCGCTCCTTCGGGCACGTCCTCGGTGATCGTCGAGCCGGCGCCGACCTTGGCGCCGCGCCCGATGCGGACCGGGGCGACGAGGTTCACGTTCGAGCCGATGAAGGCCTTCGCCCCGATGATCGTCTTGTGCTTCTCGACGCCGTCGTAGTTGCAGGTGATCGTGCCGGCCCCGATGTTGACGTCCTCGGCGAGCTCCGCGTCGCCGACGTAGCTCAGGTGCGGGACCTTCGAGCCGAAGCCGATCTTCGCGTTCTTGATCTCGCTGAAGTTGCCGACCTTCGCGCGGGGGCCGATGACGCTGTCGGGACGGATGTTGGAGAAGGGGCCGATCGAGCACTTCTCGAGGACCCGCGCCGAGACGACCTGGGAGAAGGCGACGCTCGACTCGTTGCCGATCGCCGCGTCCTCGAGGAGGCTGAAGGGGCCGATGCGGCACTGGCGCCCGATGCGGGTCTTCCCGCGCAGGACGGTCCCGGGGAGGATGAGCGTGTCCTGGCCGACCTCGACGTCGGCGTCGACGTAGACGTGGGCGGGGTCGGTGACCGTCACCCCGGAGAGCATGAGCCGGTCCACGGTGCGGCGGTTGACGACGCGCTCGGCCTGCGCGAGCTGGAGCCGGGTGTTGATGCCGAGGACCTCGTCGGGGTTCGCCGTCACGTGGGCGAGCACGCGGCCGCCCTTGCGGCGCATCGACTCGAGGGCGTCGGTCAGGTAGCGCTCGCCCTTGGGACCCTGGGGCTTGAGCTCCTTGAGCGCGTCCACGAGGAGTCCGGTCTCGAAGCAGTAGGTCCCGGAGTTCACCTCGTTGATGAGGGTCTCCTTGCCCGCGAGGTGCGACTCCTCGACGATGCGCAGGACCTCGCCCATCGGCGTGCGCACGATGCGGCCGTAGCCCTTGGGGCTGGGCATGCGCGCGGTGAGCAGGGTGACCTGCGCCTTGTCGCGGGCGTGGTTGTTGACGAGAGCGTAGACCGTGTCGAAGGTCAGCAGCGGGGAGTCCCCGCACATGACGAGGGCGGTCTGGTACTTCTTGATGAAGGGGAGGGATTCGACGACGGCCGCGCCCGAGCCGTTCTGCTGCTTCTGGCGGATGAAGGTCACCGGCCGGGAGAGCCCCCAGGCCTTCGCGCCGTCGGCGACCGCCTTGCGCACCTGCTCCTCGCCGTGCCCGACCACCATCGCGATGCCCGCGGGCTTGAGCGCGTTGGCCAGGCGCAGGAGGTAGGCGATCATCGGCCGTCCGCCGATGGGGTGCAGGACCTTCGGGAGGTCGGAGACCATCCGCGTGCCTTGTCCGGCCGCGAGGATGAGGACGCCGAGCGATTGCGCTTTCGTGTTGGTCATTTCCACTCCCCGGCGGATCCCGCACCGGGGACGAAGAGGGTTCCCGGGCTAGGATTCGAACCTAGAAGACCAGCTCCAAAGGCTGGCGTGTTACCATTACACCACCCGGGAACAGATCGGGACCCGCTCATTCGTGCTCCCCGTCGGGGACGCGCTGCGGGTTCTTGAGCTCTTCCTGGTACGCCGCCATCACCTTGTCCTCGAGCAATTTCCTGAACTCCATCGAAATCGGATGCGCGATGTCCTTGTACGCGCCGTTGGGCAGCTTGCGCGAGGGCATGCACAACAGCAGCCCCTTGCTGCCTTCGACGATCTTCATGTTCCGCACGACGAAGCAGCCGTCGAAGGTCACCGTCACGAAGGCCTTCAACTTGTCCTCTTCGCGGATGTGGACCCGGATCTCGGTGATCTCCATTTTCCTCGCCGGCCGCCGCCCTCAACCCAGAAAGCAGGTGAGGTACGACTTCCACGGATAGGCCCTGAGCCGTCTGAGGACCTGCTCCCCTTCCGATTGCGAACCGACGAAACCGTAGACCGAGGATCCCGAACCCGACATCAGAACGCCCTGCAGCCCCAGCCGCAGCAGGATCGTCTTCGCCTGAGCCACCTCCGGGTGGCCCGAAAGCACGCCCGCCTCGAGGCGGTTGAAGACCAAGGGGCCCCATTCCGATATCGGGGCGCCTTTTTCCAGCTTTTTATTGAGTTTATTAAGTTGGGAAAGCGCCGTCAATACGTCGGGGCGCGAAGGACGCGTCAAACGGCCGAAAACGTCCTTCGTCGGGACGTTCACTCCGGGGTAGACGAGGAGCATGTAGGGGAGCGTGCGGCCGACCTTGATCGGCCTCAAGCGCTCGCCGACTCCCCGTCCTTCCGTGAAGGGCGAGGGGTGCAGGAAGACGGGGACGTCGGCCCCGAGCCCGAGGGCGAGCGTCCGGAGCTTCGGCATCAGGCCGGTCTTGCGCTCCATCCGGTAGAGGCGGGCGAGGCCGAGCAGCGTGCCGGCCGCGTCGGAGGAGCCCCCGCCGAGGCCCGCGCCCATCGGGATGCGCTTGGTCAGCCGGATGCGGGCCCCCGCCCCGGTGCGGAAGGCGGAGCGGAAGGCGCGGGCGGCGCGGAGCACGAGGTTGTCCTCTCCGGCGGCGAGCCCCTGCCCGGCCTCGTCGACGATC includes the following:
- a CDS encoding GNAT family N-acetyltransferase, with the protein product MALLEPRVVELKDGRKAVVRHLEPADAPRLPDFMERIAVETTHTMMYVGRRFELKELEARLQRTHRCPASLDAGVFHDEVLVGALLLTPENQNHPWIRHCASFGMMLLKDYWGQGLGRRLLALMEEHAARRGLRRIEAAVRVENSRGMALYLSAGYRVEGLRRSAAYIDGRFEDEYVIAKLL
- a CDS encoding SpoVG family protein — translated: MEITEIRVHIREEDKLKAFVTVTFDGCFVVRNMKIVEGSKGLLLCMPSRKLPNGAYKDIAHPISMEFRKLLEDKVMAAYQEELKNPQRVPDGEHE
- a CDS encoding DUF1189 family protein, producing the protein MILDPVRSLVDFPFYREVPKKSIAETVGYLAYIGLVFALLSLIALYARVGPRIDEGAEWAAVNIPTMTLEKGKLSSALPGPVRIQHPASERLAFVIDTTRTTPVAPAELAASTASAFVTQNTVYVLNNDKMEAYDLGRAQNAEPVKLDAAFYRNAAAVLKKVLYPIAFFTTWLVFFVWKHLSALVYSLLGLLISAGLKAELEHGPLYRAAVYAQTPVIVLQAVMLFLPRPIPYFGLLSLILVGVYLWQAIRQMRPAPAAPPAEA
- a CDS encoding biotin transporter BioY, whose product is MQNERTYPTLSIAVAPSAAPAVRGAEVLAFSLLIGLSAQCAVRLPFTPVPVTGQTAMVLLAGALFGARRGAAAVALYLIEGAAGMPFFASGGAGLPFLLGPTGGYLLSFPVAAFVVGLLAERGWGRGYFRAALMMLAGTAVVYGMGLYGLARFVPPGKVLALGLYPFIPGDIAKIAFSATALPLAWRFLRSRES
- a CDS encoding HAMP domain-containing sensor histidine kinase, coding for MAENLEQKTAAYLTHELRAPLTSIRCALETIKDCEERLPADERQMLDIALRNTERLKNLIDDILDLSKLQAGRMRVFPVPCDPRALAAEAVESLSPLARKKGIDLALEVSPPCAAVDADPRRTVQVLINLLSNALKFTPAGGRVRVRVEAGKGDRAGYALFSVSDTGCGIAAGDLPRVFRFFSQAAAGERRMEGTGLGLAISRSMVELQGGEIGVESEPGKGSTFSFTLPTHIALEEKDPQPRPAAERA
- a CDS encoding TldD/PmbA family protein, which codes for MTPLDLRDEAQRAVEWVRGRAGAPAAEVYLYRGESRSFELRDGRPHTRQHSAELGMGLRLFAGGRMGFASAGGLGADVLPRLYELAASQLRLLPVDEHRALPVPSKEAPGAPKALEDPSIMEGPLSAQEPRLRELQEKVLGADKRIRKILEAAYGEGRSEVAIASSAGLLSTERSTHCGVALEALAEQDGETQVGSGSRSARRVDALDFGRAAEEAVQRTTALLGSKRVPTRRRAVLFDPWAAGEILDLLAGALSADAVQRGKSLFKGRLGQAVASPLVSLVDDPLMDGGLSSSRFDDEGLPTRRKEMLRAGELREFFYDSYTASKDARASNGCASRSGYKGLPSPGPSNFHLAPGASKRADLLSGTRDGLLVLELLGMHTADPISGEFSVGVGGLAVEDGKLTHGVKGAMLSGNLLDLLGRVDAVADDLVFYGSLAAPTFRVADLMVAG
- a CDS encoding Trm112 family protein; translation: MTLDPKLLEILACPACKGPLAHPSEDALDCAACRKRYPVRDGIPVMLVEEARPI
- a CDS encoding ribose-phosphate pyrophosphokinase — encoded protein: MTDAKPGIAVNPEARTIVRPEGVLTSAQKSGLRLFSGNANRPLADRIAEYLGVPLGRADVGRFADGEINVHIQENVRGRDCYVIQSTGRPVNENLMELLVMIDALRRASAGRITAVIPYFGYARADRKTQPRVPISAKLVANLITEAGAQRMVTVDLHAGQIQGFFDIPVDHLIAAPVFLDYLRGKGLKDVVCVSPDVGGVERARAFAKRLSAGLVIIDKRRPKPNIASVYNVIGDVEGKVAVLFDDMVDTGGTLTKVASKLRERGATKILATCVHGVLSGNARELIEQSEIEELLVTDTLPFQAEPGGKILQLSIAPLVGEAIRRNHCGESISELFV
- a CDS encoding 50S ribosomal protein L25, with translation MAEIELKVQLRSDKGSKKALTDLRKNSLIPGIVYGGKGGNTQVVVGEKELLTALKKGGKNVLLRLKHDKGEDTVIVKELQRHVVTSRPIHADFQRVSLTEKIDVKIRIVTVGEAPGVKLQGGIQEQVLRELKVRCFPNAIPEQVQVDVSKLNINETLYVSDLQIPEGVEVVEDPKHIVVHIVIPAAEEEKPAEDAVPGAAEPEVIAKGKKDEDEEGAAPAKDAKGAPAGKADAKPAGKAEAGKKDDKK
- the ispE gene encoding 4-(cytidine 5'-diphospho)-2-C-methyl-D-erythritol kinase, producing MSGPNVQTQCPAKVNLFLEVTGRRPDGYHTLATLFAKIALFDVLDFEPAREFSLEIVDEAGQGLAAGEDNLVLRAARAFRSAFRTGAGARIRLTKRIPMGAGLGGGSSDAAGTLLGLARLYRMERKTGLMPKLRTLALGLGADVPVFLHPSPFTEGRGVGERLRPIKVGRTLPYMLLVYPGVNVPTKDVFGRLTRPSRPDVLTALSQLNKLNKKLEKGAPISEWGPLVFNRLEAGVLSGHPEVAQAKTILLRLGLQGVLMSGSGSSVYGFVGSQSEGEQVLRRLRAYPWKSYLTCFLG
- the glmU gene encoding bifunctional UDP-N-acetylglucosamine diphosphorylase/glucosamine-1-phosphate N-acetyltransferase GlmU gives rise to the protein MTNTKAQSLGVLILAAGQGTRMVSDLPKVLHPIGGRPMIAYLLRLANALKPAGIAMVVGHGEEQVRKAVADGAKAWGLSRPVTFIRQKQQNGSGAAVVESLPFIKKYQTALVMCGDSPLLTFDTVYALVNNHARDKAQVTLLTARMPSPKGYGRIVRTPMGEVLRIVEESHLAGKETLINEVNSGTYCFETGLLVDALKELKPQGPKGERYLTDALESMRRKGGRVLAHVTANPDEVLGINTRLQLAQAERVVNRRTVDRLMLSGVTVTDPAHVYVDADVEVGQDTLILPGTVLRGKTRIGRQCRIGPFSLLEDAAIGNESSVAFSQVVSARVLEKCSIGPFSNIRPDSVIGPRAKVGNFSEIKNAKIGFGSKVPHLSYVGDAELAEDVNIGAGTITCNYDGVEKHKTIIGAKAFIGSNVNLVAPVRIGRGAKVGAGSTITEDVPEGALALARAQQVNKMRKPGA
- the pth gene encoding aminoacyl-tRNA hydrolase; protein product: MIRLVVGLGNPGPEYAATRHNVGYRTVDLLAGEAGASWKPSPAGEGLCAEARLGDRPVRLAKALTYMNASGEMVGAAARFWKIPPAEVLIVSDDIDLPLGRIRIRLKGSSGGQRGLESVLSHLGTREVPRVRLGVGPKPAQIDAASFVLGRFRPDEREAGDGMIARAAEAVAAACSDGIEKAMNRYNPAEGEAA